A stretch of Leptospira perdikensis DNA encodes these proteins:
- the ilvB gene encoding biosynthetic-type acetolactate synthase large subunit: MSSTTEAITGGRLMVELLEEAGVEIVFGYPGGAILPFYDELYHSKKIKHILVRHEQGAVHMAEGYARSTGKLGVCIATSGPGATNLITGLTDAKLDSIPILAITGQVATDAIGTDAFQEADIFGITIPITKYNALIKKADDLARHFEEAIKIAMGGRPGPVLLDFPKDVQLEKTSVRKASSLKIAPHHYERPKVKGDPQEFAEALNQAKRPLLYVGGGAINSFASAEIKALAEKANAPVTTTLMGLGAFPGTHPLSVGMLGMHGTAYANKAVLECDYILNLGARFDDRVAKYQDFAPNAVRAHVDIDAAEFNKRINVDYILHGDLKDAIREILPFVKGGERTSWIENIQTLKKNHPLDFDNSGDSIKPQDFLHRVYTKTKGEAIVSTDVGQHQMWAAQYYLFDRPNTWLTSGGLGTMGYGLPAAIGAKFGNPDKTVICVTGDGSFQMCIQELATIAQSKLGVKILLFNNNFLGMVRQWQELFYEERFSESQWTYNPNFVKLAEAYGIPAMKIEHKSEIEKGVDFFLKDSGSALIEVMIPAEEKVFPMIPAGKSQQDLIEFKDLGKLKK, from the coding sequence ATGTCATCTACAACCGAAGCAATTACTGGCGGCCGGCTTATGGTCGAACTATTGGAAGAAGCGGGTGTGGAGATCGTCTTCGGATACCCTGGCGGTGCTATCCTCCCATTCTATGACGAACTCTATCATAGTAAAAAAATTAAACATATCCTCGTTCGTCATGAACAAGGTGCCGTCCATATGGCAGAAGGGTATGCGCGTTCGACAGGTAAGTTAGGTGTTTGTATCGCCACTTCTGGTCCTGGTGCTACCAATTTAATCACCGGACTTACCGATGCCAAATTAGATTCCATTCCCATTCTTGCCATAACGGGACAAGTTGCGACAGATGCCATTGGAACCGATGCCTTCCAAGAAGCGGATATTTTTGGAATCACCATCCCCATTACTAAATACAATGCACTGATTAAAAAGGCAGATGACCTTGCTCGTCATTTTGAAGAAGCCATAAAAATTGCGATGGGAGGACGACCAGGGCCTGTATTACTCGATTTTCCAAAAGATGTTCAGTTGGAAAAAACATCAGTTAGAAAGGCATCTTCTTTAAAAATTGCTCCTCATCATTATGAAAGACCAAAGGTCAAAGGGGATCCACAAGAATTTGCGGAAGCTTTAAATCAAGCCAAACGCCCGTTACTTTATGTTGGTGGTGGTGCCATTAATTCTTTTGCTTCTGCCGAAATCAAAGCTTTGGCTGAAAAAGCAAATGCTCCTGTAACAACAACTCTTATGGGTCTTGGCGCTTTTCCAGGAACACATCCGCTTTCGGTGGGGATGCTTGGGATGCATGGAACTGCTTATGCCAACAAAGCAGTGTTAGAATGTGATTATATTTTAAATTTAGGTGCAAGGTTTGATGACCGAGTTGCCAAATACCAAGACTTTGCGCCGAATGCAGTACGTGCCCATGTGGACATTGATGCCGCAGAATTTAACAAACGGATCAATGTTGACTATATTTTACATGGTGATCTCAAAGACGCTATTCGAGAAATCCTTCCTTTTGTTAAAGGGGGAGAAAGAACTTCTTGGATTGAGAACATCCAGACTTTAAAGAAAAACCATCCACTTGATTTTGATAACAGTGGGGACAGTATCAAACCACAAGACTTCCTTCATAGAGTGTATACAAAAACCAAAGGGGAAGCTATTGTTTCCACTGACGTGGGACAACACCAAATGTGGGCGGCTCAGTATTATCTTTTCGATAGACCAAACACTTGGTTAACCTCCGGGGGACTGGGAACTATGGGGTATGGACTTCCTGCTGCTATTGGTGCAAAATTTGGAAACCCTGATAAAACTGTAATTTGTGTGACCGGGGATGGTTCTTTTCAAATGTGTATTCAAGAACTCGCTACTATCGCGCAATCTAAGTTAGGTGTAAAGATTTTACTTTTTAATAACAACTTCCTTGGAATGGTTCGACAATGGCAGGAATTATTTTATGAAGAAAGGTTTAGTGAGTCCCAATGGACTTACAATCCCAACTTTGTGAAACTTGCTGAAGCTTATGGCATTCCAGCAATGAAGATCGAGCACAAATCTGAAATTGAAAAGGGTGTGGATTTTTTCCTGAAAGACAGTGGGTCTGCTCTTATTGAAGTGATGATCCCTGCTGAGGAAAAAGTATTCCCTATGATTCCTGCAGGAAAATCTCAACAAGATCTAATCGAATTTAAAGACTTGGGGAAATTGAAAAAATGA
- the ilvN gene encoding acetolactate synthase small subunit, translated as MKHTLSILVNNHPGVMSHVSGLFTRRGYNIDSIAVGVTDNVDVSSMTIVLNGDDFIVGQVKNQLLKLPDVLKVQDMAYASSVQRELVLVSFSITENNRSEALTICNGFDVKILEMTEDSLLIEFSGNSRQVTNVISVIKPFGIREISRTGQIAIAYRNQNSV; from the coding sequence ATGAAACACACTCTAAGTATTTTAGTAAATAACCATCCAGGTGTGATGAGTCATGTTTCTGGTCTATTCACTCGTCGTGGTTACAATATTGATTCGATAGCTGTTGGTGTGACTGACAATGTGGATGTATCCTCCATGACTATTGTTTTGAATGGGGATGATTTTATTGTAGGGCAGGTGAAAAACCAACTCCTCAAATTACCCGATGTTTTAAAAGTCCAAGACATGGCTTATGCGAGTTCTGTCCAAAGGGAACTGGTTCTCGTTTCTTTTTCAATCACAGAAAACAATCGAAGTGAAGCTCTTACCATTTGTAATGGGTTTGATGTGAAAATTTTAGAAATGACGGAAGATTCCCTGCTCATCGAATTTTCGGGAAATTCGAGACAAGTGACTAATGTGATATCAGTGATCAAACCATTTGGAATTCGCGAAATATCTCGCACAGGCCAAATTGCGATTGCCTATAGGAACCAAAACTCCGTTTAG